A region of Pyxidicoccus parkwaysis DNA encodes the following proteins:
- the ligA gene encoding NAD-dependent DNA ligase LigA — translation MDDFQKAEARARELRRELAHHNYRYYVLDSPEISDAQYDKLMRELQALEDKHPSLQTPDSPTQRVGGAAVEEFGEVVHRVPMLSLANIFDDEGLQEFDERIRKLVGLPSVTYVCEPKLDGLAISLRYEKGVFVQGATRGDGTKGEDVTANLRTVRSLPMELLPQDGVKVPGLLEVRGEVFIRKVDFQKLNEKREEEGEPLFANPRNAAAGSLRQLDPKMTAARPLSIYLYECVPGDGVPEFTSHIQKLEYLKTLGLPINRYVRAEGIDGVRQGHDASLKGRHELPFEVDGMVVKVDSEDLRKRLGQVSKSPRWAVAYKFPPEEESTLVEDIGIQVGRTGALTPVAHLKPVKVGGVTVARATLHNEDELRRKDVRKGDTVFVRRAGDVIPEIVSVVPSKRPQDSKPFEFPKHCPVCGAVAVKDEDGAIIRCTGASCPAQLVEKIRHFASRIAMDIEGLGDKLAAQLVATGTVKTFADLYALTKEKLLTLERMGDKSADNLLESVERSKQTTQRRFLYSLGIRHVGDATAKALAEAFPDVRQLFTASLEDITRVKDVGPVMAQVIHSFFQEPQNREAVEALLRAGVSPAPPQVATGGPFVGKTVVLTGAMTGMTREQAKEEVERRGGKVAGSVSRKTDFLVAGDDAGSKLKKAQELGVRILDEQAFLQLLR, via the coding sequence GTGGACGACTTCCAGAAAGCCGAAGCCCGAGCCCGCGAGCTCCGCCGTGAGCTGGCGCACCACAACTACCGCTACTACGTGCTCGACTCGCCGGAGATCAGCGACGCGCAGTACGACAAGCTGATGCGTGAGCTGCAGGCGCTGGAGGACAAGCACCCCTCCCTGCAGACGCCGGACTCGCCCACCCAGCGCGTGGGCGGCGCGGCGGTGGAGGAGTTCGGGGAGGTGGTCCACCGCGTCCCCATGCTCTCGCTCGCCAACATCTTCGACGATGAAGGCCTGCAGGAGTTCGACGAGCGCATCCGCAAGCTGGTGGGGCTGCCCTCCGTCACCTACGTGTGCGAGCCGAAGCTCGACGGCCTGGCCATCTCCCTGCGCTACGAGAAGGGCGTCTTCGTGCAGGGCGCCACGCGCGGCGACGGCACCAAGGGCGAGGACGTCACGGCCAACCTGCGCACCGTGCGCAGCCTGCCCATGGAGCTGCTGCCCCAGGACGGCGTGAAGGTGCCCGGGCTGCTCGAGGTGCGCGGCGAGGTCTTCATCCGCAAGGTGGACTTCCAGAAGCTCAACGAGAAGCGCGAGGAGGAGGGAGAGCCGCTCTTCGCCAACCCGCGCAACGCCGCGGCCGGCAGCCTCCGGCAGCTGGACCCGAAGATGACGGCCGCGCGCCCGCTGTCCATCTACCTCTACGAGTGCGTCCCCGGCGACGGCGTGCCGGAGTTCACCTCGCACATCCAGAAGCTGGAGTACCTGAAGACGCTCGGCCTGCCCATCAACCGCTACGTCCGCGCCGAGGGCATCGACGGGGTCCGCCAGGGGCACGACGCCTCCCTCAAGGGCCGCCACGAGCTGCCCTTCGAGGTGGACGGCATGGTGGTGAAGGTGGACAGCGAGGACCTGCGCAAGCGCCTGGGCCAGGTCTCCAAGAGCCCGCGCTGGGCCGTGGCCTACAAGTTCCCCCCCGAGGAGGAGTCCACGCTGGTGGAGGACATCGGCATCCAGGTGGGCCGCACGGGCGCGCTGACACCGGTGGCGCACCTCAAGCCGGTGAAGGTGGGCGGAGTCACCGTAGCGCGCGCCACGCTGCACAACGAGGACGAGCTGCGCCGCAAGGACGTGCGCAAGGGCGACACCGTCTTCGTGCGCCGCGCGGGCGACGTGATTCCGGAAATCGTCTCCGTAGTGCCCTCCAAGCGCCCCCAGGACTCCAAGCCCTTCGAGTTCCCCAAGCACTGCCCGGTGTGCGGCGCGGTGGCGGTGAAGGACGAGGACGGAGCCATCATCCGCTGCACGGGCGCCTCGTGCCCCGCGCAGCTCGTGGAGAAGATTCGCCACTTCGCCAGCCGCATCGCGATGGACATTGAAGGCCTGGGCGACAAGCTGGCCGCGCAGCTCGTGGCCACCGGCACGGTGAAGACCTTCGCGGACCTCTACGCGCTCACGAAGGAGAAGCTGCTGACGCTGGAGCGCATGGGCGACAAGAGCGCGGACAACCTGCTGGAGTCGGTGGAGCGCTCCAAGCAGACCACACAGCGGCGCTTCCTGTACTCCCTGGGCATCCGCCACGTGGGTGACGCCACGGCCAAGGCCCTGGCCGAGGCCTTCCCGGACGTGCGCCAGCTCTTCACGGCGAGCCTGGAGGACATCACCCGCGTCAAGGACGTGGGCCCCGTCATGGCCCAGGTCATCCACTCCTTCTTCCAGGAGCCGCAGAACCGCGAGGCGGTGGAGGCGCTCCTGCGCGCGGGCGTCTCCCCGGCCCCGCCCCAGGTGGCCACCGGCGGCCCCTTCGTGGGCAAGACGGTGGTGCTCACCGGCGCCATGACGGGTATGACGCGTGAGCAGGCGAAGGAGGAAGTCGAAAGGCGTGGTGGCAAGGTGGCGGGAAGTGTCTCGCGCAAGACCGATTTCCTCGTTGCCGGCGACGATGCCGGTAGCAAGCTGAAGAAGGCGCAGGAACTCGGGGTAAGAATCCTGGACGAGCAGGCGTTCCTGCAGCTTCTGCGGTAG
- a CDS encoding DUF3052 family protein, whose amino-acid sequence MTPYALASLPAMLGIRAGSKVSVINPPRGFVQKLNPLPDGVEFLITAQTGLDVILFFTSDAQELVQRLPALARAMALTGGIWVCWPGGEGVKTSLSEDFVRHAALDIGLVDNKICLIDATWTGLRLVRRPRGRLDKPEGRKQAPAQA is encoded by the coding sequence ATGACGCCCTACGCGCTGGCTTCCCTGCCGGCCATGCTGGGCATCCGGGCCGGGTCCAAGGTCTCCGTCATCAACCCGCCGCGGGGCTTCGTACAGAAGCTCAACCCGCTGCCGGATGGGGTGGAGTTCCTCATCACCGCGCAGACAGGCCTGGATGTCATCCTCTTCTTCACCTCGGACGCGCAGGAACTGGTGCAGCGGCTGCCCGCGCTGGCGCGCGCCATGGCGCTCACCGGCGGCATCTGGGTGTGCTGGCCCGGCGGCGAGGGCGTGAAGACGAGCCTCTCCGAGGACTTCGTCCGTCACGCGGCCCTGGATATCGGCCTCGTGGACAACAAAATCTGCCTCATCGACGCCACGTGGACGGGCCTGAGGCTGGTGCGCCGGCCTCGTGGGCGGCTGGACAAACCCGAGGGCCGCAAGCAGGCCCCGGCCCAGGCCTGA
- the rho gene encoding transcription termination factor Rho, producing the protein MRKARTSREKVVATEVEADEKPRRKRAAKTADRDETEKPTRTRRARRDDEAAAEPEVAAEPPRPVLTPISRPVRDDDLQEARISGGEEEQPAASLAPAPEAPEAPAITEVTRDGAPMQVIKLNDLKRMKITDLAKMAHDTGIEGYQGLKKQDLIFALLGGIADKRFEVHAEGVLELLSDGFGFLRSADSDYQPSPDDIYVSPSQVRRFNLRPGDTVTGPIRQPREGERFFALQKVDKVNFADPMSDAARERILFDNLTPLYPTRKLKLEHESSEMTTRIIDMFCPIGLGQRCLIVAPPKAGKTVLLQNIAHAISRNHPDVYLIVLLVDERPEEVTDMERSVRGEVVSSTFDEPATRHVQVAEMVIDKAKRLVEQKYDVCILLDSITRLARAYNTVVPASGKILSGGVDANALHKPKRFFGAARNIEEGGSLTIIGTALIDTGSRMDEVIFEEFKGTGNSEIVLDRKLMEKRIFPTLDINKSGTRKEELLLSPGDLVRITALRQVLHPFTPIDAMEFVLKHMRPTASNADFLGSMNR; encoded by the coding sequence ATGCGCAAAGCCCGTACTTCGAGAGAGAAGGTTGTCGCCACCGAGGTGGAGGCCGACGAGAAGCCCCGCCGCAAGCGTGCGGCGAAGACGGCCGACCGGGACGAAACCGAGAAGCCCACCCGCACCCGCCGTGCCCGCCGCGACGACGAGGCCGCCGCCGAGCCGGAGGTCGCCGCCGAGCCGCCCCGCCCGGTACTCACCCCCATTTCCCGCCCCGTGCGCGACGACGACCTGCAGGAGGCGCGCATCTCCGGCGGTGAAGAAGAGCAGCCGGCCGCCTCCCTGGCGCCTGCTCCGGAGGCCCCCGAGGCCCCCGCGATTACGGAAGTCACGCGCGACGGCGCGCCGATGCAGGTCATCAAGCTGAACGACCTGAAGCGGATGAAGATCACGGACCTGGCGAAGATGGCCCACGACACGGGCATCGAGGGCTACCAGGGCCTGAAGAAGCAGGACCTCATCTTCGCGCTGCTCGGCGGCATCGCGGACAAGCGCTTCGAGGTCCACGCGGAGGGCGTGCTGGAGCTCCTCAGCGACGGCTTCGGCTTCCTGCGCAGCGCGGACAGCGACTACCAGCCGAGCCCGGACGACATCTACGTCTCCCCGTCGCAGGTGCGCCGCTTCAACCTGCGGCCCGGCGACACGGTGACGGGCCCCATCCGCCAGCCGCGCGAGGGCGAGCGCTTCTTCGCGCTGCAGAAGGTGGACAAGGTCAACTTCGCGGACCCGATGTCGGACGCGGCGCGCGAGCGCATCCTGTTCGACAACCTCACGCCGCTCTATCCGACGCGCAAGCTCAAGCTGGAGCACGAGTCGTCGGAGATGACCACGCGCATCATCGACATGTTCTGCCCCATCGGCCTGGGCCAGCGCTGCCTCATCGTCGCGCCGCCGAAGGCCGGCAAGACGGTGCTGCTGCAGAACATCGCGCACGCCATCAGCCGCAACCACCCGGACGTCTACCTCATCGTGCTGCTCGTGGACGAGCGCCCCGAGGAAGTGACGGACATGGAGCGCAGCGTGCGCGGCGAGGTGGTGTCCTCGACGTTCGACGAGCCCGCCACGCGTCACGTGCAGGTGGCGGAGATGGTCATCGACAAGGCCAAGCGCCTCGTCGAGCAGAAGTACGACGTCTGCATCCTGCTGGACTCGATTACGCGTCTGGCGCGCGCCTACAACACGGTGGTGCCCGCGTCCGGAAAGATTCTGTCCGGCGGCGTGGACGCCAACGCGCTCCACAAGCCGAAGCGCTTCTTCGGCGCCGCGCGCAACATCGAGGAGGGCGGCTCGCTGACCATCATCGGCACCGCGCTCATCGACACCGGCAGCCGCATGGACGAGGTCATCTTCGAGGAGTTCAAGGGCACCGGTAACTCCGAAATCGTCCTGGACCGGAAGCTGATGGAGAAGCGCATCTTCCCGACGCTGGACATCAACAAGTCCGGTACGCGCAAGGAGGAGCTGCTCTTGTCACCGGGCGACCTCGTGCGCATTACGGCGCTGCGCCAGGTCCTCCATCCGTTCACTCCGATTGACGCGATGGAATTTGTGCTCAAGCACATGCGTCCGACGGCGTCGAACGCCGACTTCCTCGGCTCGATGAACCGGTAA
- a CDS encoding Rne/Rng family ribonuclease — MSSILVINAAGRETRVALVEGGHIAEFYLERKKDKGVVGNIYKGRVVRVLPGMQAAFVDIGLEKAAFLYVSDVVYDPDFARAQFELTEGEHEDAPDVPTESEADAAEAAAHTHGPVVEAEVEELTGEAALHLAESLPRDTVMELAANAPAVSLPEATPAPAETVAPAATAEAPAVSAAPVAAAPVPEVTEATPVSPSGAAEAAVAAPSTETTESAESKEESSVTAAAVTAAVLHAEPPPALATALGEIVPPPAGESAPAPAARPAEVSGERRTPREAREAREPRAREGREKDREKDKGRRPQEEKRRDKRDEEKEKPKQRRTDKIEDLLKVGQEVVVQISKDPIGTKGARLTSHISIPGRHLVFMPTVDHVGISRRISNEKERRRLREIVDKMRPPGTGFIVRTVAENVPQEKLESDIRFLIEVWNQVVRRNEKRGGPGLLHPDLDLILRATRDLFAHDVEKLVVDDREEYERILGFVTAQDPALRDRVALHEGDDTVFDAYGIEQELQRATQRKVWLKSGGYLIIDQAEALTAIDVNSGRYVGKKSLEETITKINVEAAKEIVYQLRLRNIGGIIICDFIDMEKAQNRDKVFKALQEALGRDKAKTNVLRISELGLVEMTRKRVRESIGRMLHEDCPYCDGNGFVKTATTVAYEIFREIRREAPGYKDSTLVINCNAEVARLLQGEERNELRHLMDRYNKSIQVKAQQNYHREQYDIYGRSATGPEHKVASSPGSGDGELAMQQRKPDSNGGGYGRQDQGRRGGRDRDRGERGDRGGGERGDRGGERGDRGGDRRDGRRPDRGGDRPRGDRGGEQRGGERSERGDRGGERGERADRGGERGERRGGEQRGERGERGERGGGQGSSGGGEGGGGSTPPTPPASSGGGSEPSGGGES, encoded by the coding sequence ATGAGCAGCATCCTGGTCATCAACGCCGCGGGTCGCGAGACGCGCGTGGCGCTCGTCGAGGGCGGCCACATCGCGGAGTTCTACCTCGAGCGTAAGAAGGACAAGGGCGTTGTAGGCAACATCTACAAGGGCCGCGTCGTCCGGGTGCTCCCGGGCATGCAGGCCGCCTTCGTTGACATCGGCCTGGAGAAGGCCGCCTTCCTCTACGTCAGTGACGTCGTCTACGACCCTGACTTCGCGCGCGCTCAGTTCGAGCTGACCGAGGGTGAGCACGAGGACGCGCCGGACGTCCCCACCGAGTCCGAGGCCGACGCCGCCGAGGCCGCCGCCCACACCCATGGCCCCGTGGTGGAGGCCGAGGTGGAGGAGCTCACGGGCGAGGCCGCCCTGCACCTCGCCGAGTCCCTGCCCCGCGACACCGTCATGGAGCTGGCCGCCAACGCGCCGGCCGTGAGCCTTCCGGAAGCCACGCCCGCGCCGGCGGAGACGGTGGCGCCCGCCGCCACTGCCGAGGCCCCCGCGGTCAGCGCGGCGCCCGTGGCCGCCGCCCCGGTGCCCGAGGTGACGGAGGCGACGCCGGTGTCCCCTTCCGGGGCCGCCGAGGCCGCCGTCGCGGCGCCGTCCACGGAGACCACGGAGTCCGCTGAGTCCAAGGAGGAGTCGAGCGTCACCGCCGCCGCTGTCACCGCGGCGGTGCTCCACGCCGAGCCTCCTCCGGCCTTGGCCACCGCGCTGGGCGAAATCGTTCCCCCGCCCGCCGGCGAGTCCGCGCCGGCTCCGGCCGCGCGCCCCGCGGAAGTCTCCGGTGAGCGCCGCACGCCGCGCGAGGCGCGGGAGGCCCGCGAGCCGCGCGCCCGCGAGGGCCGGGAGAAGGACCGCGAGAAGGACAAGGGCCGGCGCCCGCAGGAGGAGAAGCGCCGCGACAAGCGCGACGAGGAGAAGGAGAAGCCCAAGCAGCGCCGCACCGACAAGATTGAGGACCTGCTGAAGGTGGGGCAGGAGGTGGTGGTCCAGATTTCGAAGGACCCCATCGGCACGAAGGGCGCGCGGCTCACCTCGCACATCTCCATCCCCGGCCGTCACCTGGTGTTCATGCCCACGGTGGACCACGTGGGCATCAGCCGCCGCATCTCCAACGAGAAGGAGCGCCGCCGGCTGCGCGAAATCGTGGACAAGATGCGCCCGCCCGGCACGGGCTTCATCGTCCGTACGGTGGCGGAGAACGTTCCCCAGGAGAAGCTGGAGAGCGACATCCGGTTCCTCATCGAGGTGTGGAACCAGGTGGTGCGCCGCAACGAGAAGCGCGGCGGCCCGGGCCTGCTGCACCCGGACCTGGACCTCATCCTGCGCGCCACGCGCGACTTGTTCGCGCACGACGTGGAGAAGCTCGTCGTCGATGACCGCGAGGAGTACGAGCGGATTCTGGGCTTCGTCACCGCGCAGGACCCGGCGCTGAGGGACCGCGTCGCGCTGCACGAGGGCGACGACACCGTCTTCGACGCGTACGGCATCGAGCAGGAGCTGCAGCGCGCCACCCAGCGCAAGGTGTGGCTGAAGAGCGGCGGCTACCTCATCATCGACCAGGCCGAGGCGCTCACCGCCATCGACGTCAACTCGGGCCGCTACGTCGGCAAGAAGAGCCTCGAGGAGACGATTACGAAGATCAACGTCGAGGCGGCCAAGGAGATTGTCTACCAGCTCCGGCTGCGCAACATCGGCGGCATCATCATCTGCGACTTCATCGACATGGAGAAGGCGCAGAACCGGGACAAGGTCTTCAAGGCGCTGCAGGAGGCGCTGGGCCGCGACAAGGCGAAGACGAACGTGCTGCGCATCTCCGAGCTGGGCCTCGTGGAGATGACGCGCAAGCGCGTGCGCGAGTCCATTGGCCGCATGCTGCACGAGGACTGCCCGTACTGCGACGGCAACGGCTTCGTGAAGACGGCCACCACGGTGGCGTACGAAATCTTCCGCGAGATTCGCCGCGAGGCGCCGGGCTACAAGGACTCCACGCTGGTCATCAACTGCAACGCGGAGGTGGCGCGCCTGCTCCAGGGCGAGGAGCGCAACGAGCTGCGGCACCTGATGGACCGGTACAACAAGTCCATCCAGGTCAAGGCGCAGCAGAACTACCACCGCGAGCAGTACGACATCTACGGCCGCTCGGCCACGGGCCCCGAGCACAAGGTGGCCTCGTCACCGGGCTCTGGTGACGGCGAGCTGGCCATGCAGCAGCGCAAGCCGGACAGCAACGGCGGCGGCTACGGGCGCCAGGACCAGGGCCGCCGGGGCGGCCGGGACAGGGACCGGGGCGAGCGCGGAGACCGGGGCGGCGGTGAGCGCGGAGACCGTGGCGGCGAGCGCGGAGACCGTGGCGGCGACCGGCGCGACGGCCGTCGTCCCGACCGGGGTGGTGACCGCCCGCGTGGAGACCGGGGTGGTGAGCAGCGCGGCGGTGAGCGTAGCGAGCGCGGAGACCGCGGCGGCGAGCGCGGCGAGCGCGCAGACCGTGGTGGCGAGCGCGGTGAGCGCCGGGGTGGCGAGCAGCGCGGTGAGCGTGGCGAACGCGGTGAGCGCGGCGGTGGCCAGGGCTCTTCCGGCGGTGGTGAGGGTGGCGGCGGCTCGACGCCTCCGACGCCGCCCGCGTCATCGGGTGGCGGCTCCGAGCCTTCGGGCGGCGGCGAGTCCTGA
- a CDS encoding alpha/beta fold hydrolase, translating into MNPLVLRYRRWKRQLRDLAGYVHLDPNANRIVRRTDFTNCAKPVLLLYGFFSTRRVFEVLEHRLRRDGYCVWSIHLGGAMDRFNTYGIDVLANKVREKVERMYSRFPGMGPLTIIGHSKGGLIGSYYVKRLGGDQRVRSLMTLGTPHRGSRLAYLGCATLGWFSRSMWQLTPVSPFLKQLRTGAFPRNVRLVSLYSGADGVTRWPSAMVDVEGQPNVFNVEVAGVSHGELLTKRAVYEVIRRELALGYGEPAPPPVLRAVSLPASAS; encoded by the coding sequence ATGAATCCTCTCGTCCTGCGGTATCGCCGTTGGAAGCGCCAGCTTCGGGACCTCGCGGGCTATGTGCACCTGGACCCGAACGCCAACCGCATCGTCCGGCGCACGGACTTCACGAACTGCGCGAAGCCGGTGCTGTTGCTGTACGGCTTCTTCAGCACCCGCCGCGTCTTCGAGGTGCTGGAGCACCGGCTGCGGCGGGACGGCTATTGCGTCTGGTCCATCCACCTGGGTGGGGCGATGGACCGCTTCAACACCTACGGCATCGACGTGCTGGCCAACAAGGTGCGCGAGAAGGTGGAGCGCATGTACTCGCGCTTCCCGGGCATGGGGCCGCTCACCATCATCGGCCACTCGAAGGGCGGCCTCATCGGCAGCTATTACGTGAAGCGGCTGGGCGGGGACCAGCGCGTGCGCAGCCTGATGACGCTGGGCACGCCGCATCGGGGCTCGCGGCTCGCGTACCTGGGTTGCGCGACGCTGGGCTGGTTCAGCCGCAGCATGTGGCAGCTCACGCCCGTGTCGCCCTTCCTCAAGCAGCTCCGCACCGGCGCCTTCCCGCGCAACGTGCGCCTGGTGTCCCTCTACTCAGGAGCGGACGGGGTGACGCGCTGGCCCTCGGCCATGGTGGACGTGGAGGGACAGCCCAACGTCTTCAACGTCGAGGTGGCCGGAGTGAGCCACGGCGAGCTGCTCACCAAACGGGCGGTGTACGAGGTCATCCGCCGCGAGCTGGCCCTGGGCTACGGAGAGCCCGCCCCGCCCCCGGTGCTGCGCGCGGTGTCGCTGCCGGCGTCCGCGTCCTGA
- a CDS encoding acylphosphatase, whose translation MSGARRVTLRIEGKVQGVFFRESARIEASRLGLTGWVRNRPDGAVEAVVEGAPSLLEEFIRWCHRGPQQARVTDVARTDGEATGEFSQFIVERTS comes from the coding sequence ATGAGTGGCGCGCGGCGGGTGACGCTGCGAATCGAGGGCAAGGTGCAGGGCGTCTTCTTCCGGGAGAGCGCCCGCATCGAAGCCTCGCGCCTGGGCCTCACCGGCTGGGTGCGCAACCGCCCCGACGGCGCCGTGGAGGCCGTGGTGGAAGGCGCACCCTCGCTTCTGGAAGAATTCATCCGCTGGTGTCACCGCGGTCCACAGCAGGCGCGCGTCACGGACGTGGCGCGCACGGACGGCGAGGCCACCGGCGAGTTCAGTCAATTCATCGTGGAGCGCACGTCATGA
- a CDS encoding glutamine amidotransferase: protein MRQPATVKNVLLLKAGDAAASVRLSVGDYERWFLQTIGLSRYRFDILHVHRDAPLPASADGYDAVMMTGSPASVTELAPWMERAADFMVEAGERGTPVLGVCFGQQLLAHAYGGRVSRNPNGRETGTVEVTLTEEGRKDALFDGLPERFAVQATHEDIVSQLPEGARVLAGNANTSAQALAFGKSIRGVQFHPEAPVDAIRAVILARQEGLEREAVARGAAPGERLPRLLAGLAPTPAGPRILLNFLERFT from the coding sequence ATGCGGCAACCTGCCACGGTGAAGAACGTCCTCTTGCTGAAAGCCGGCGACGCGGCCGCATCCGTGCGTCTCTCGGTGGGCGACTACGAGCGCTGGTTTCTGCAAACCATCGGACTGTCCCGCTACCGCTTCGACATCCTCCACGTGCACCGCGACGCGCCGCTGCCCGCGAGCGCGGACGGCTACGACGCGGTGATGATGACGGGCTCCCCCGCGTCGGTGACGGAGCTCGCGCCGTGGATGGAGCGCGCCGCGGACTTCATGGTGGAGGCGGGCGAGCGCGGCACGCCGGTGCTCGGCGTGTGCTTCGGCCAGCAGCTCCTCGCGCATGCGTACGGCGGCCGCGTGTCCCGCAACCCGAACGGCCGGGAGACGGGCACCGTGGAGGTGACGCTCACCGAGGAGGGCCGCAAGGACGCCCTCTTCGACGGGCTGCCCGAGCGCTTCGCCGTGCAGGCCACCCACGAGGACATCGTCTCCCAGCTTCCCGAGGGCGCGCGCGTGCTCGCGGGCAACGCCAACACCTCCGCCCAGGCGCTGGCCTTCGGGAAGAGCATTCGAGGCGTGCAGTTCCACCCGGAGGCCCCCGTGGACGCCATCCGCGCGGTCATCCTCGCCCGGCAGGAGGGACTGGAGCGGGAAGCCGTCGCGCGGGGCGCCGCACCGGGAGAGCGGCTGCCCCGGTTGCTCGCGGGCCTCGCACCCACTCCCGCCGGGCCGCGAATCCTGCTGAACTTCCTCGAGCGCTTCACCTGA
- a CDS encoding AI-2E family transporter, with protein sequence MSQPQDVSSISRTPSDERRKRLLILGALWLSIALALVAFRSVVMPFAGAALIAYLVQPLVARITRWKVAGRLVPRWVAILLIYAGFFVAVYLFFVALVPQLYRELARVSRDAMAFANSLTPEHVQELAQKGESWLSDRGIPVALSNRALEGADEAAHAGQFSLALDLEQLLGDTVKRASSLARENLGDIVNVSRSIVAGVAAGVFMLFFVLMVGAFFSIDAQAIRRYFGTLIPPEYLHDARQLVQRIDRSLSGVVRGQVTICMVNGALTFVGLLLFGVKFAFLLATIATLLSLIPIFGTILSSVPIVLIALADGFQKALAILLWIVGIHALEAYFLNPKIMGQAAHLHPVIVAFSLIAGERLFGLMGALFAVPVASILVACFDYARIKAQPAPVVAVPVEAEAARPPAA encoded by the coding sequence ATGTCGCAGCCCCAGGACGTCTCCTCCATCTCCCGCACTCCTTCGGACGAACGGCGCAAGCGACTGCTCATCCTCGGGGCGCTGTGGCTCTCCATCGCCCTGGCGCTGGTGGCCTTCCGCTCGGTGGTGATGCCGTTCGCCGGCGCGGCGCTCATCGCGTACCTCGTGCAGCCGCTCGTCGCGCGCATCACCCGCTGGAAGGTGGCGGGACGGCTCGTGCCGCGCTGGGTGGCGATTCTGCTCATCTACGCGGGCTTCTTCGTGGCCGTGTACCTCTTCTTCGTCGCGCTGGTGCCGCAGCTCTACCGCGAGCTGGCCCGCGTCAGCCGCGACGCCATGGCCTTCGCCAACTCGCTCACGCCCGAGCACGTGCAGGAGCTGGCGCAGAAGGGCGAGTCGTGGCTGAGCGACCGCGGCATCCCCGTGGCCCTCTCCAACCGCGCGCTGGAGGGCGCGGACGAAGCGGCCCATGCGGGGCAGTTCAGCCTCGCGCTGGATTTGGAGCAGCTGCTGGGGGACACGGTGAAGCGCGCCTCGTCGCTGGCGCGGGAGAACCTGGGCGACATCGTCAACGTGTCGCGCAGCATCGTGGCCGGCGTGGCCGCGGGCGTGTTCATGCTGTTCTTCGTGCTGATGGTGGGCGCGTTCTTCTCCATCGACGCGCAGGCCATCCGCCGCTACTTCGGCACGCTGATTCCGCCGGAGTACCTCCACGACGCGCGCCAGCTCGTGCAGCGCATCGACCGCTCCCTTTCGGGCGTGGTGCGCGGTCAGGTCACCATCTGCATGGTCAACGGCGCGCTGACCTTCGTGGGGCTCTTGCTGTTCGGCGTGAAGTTCGCGTTCCTGCTCGCCACCATCGCCACGCTGCTCAGCCTCATCCCCATCTTCGGCACCATCCTCAGCTCGGTGCCCATCGTCCTCATCGCGCTCGCGGATGGCTTCCAGAAGGCCCTGGCGATTCTGCTGTGGATTGTCGGCATCCACGCGCTGGAGGCGTACTTCCTCAATCCCAAAATCATGGGACAGGCGGCGCACCTCCACCCCGTCATCGTCGCCTTCTCGCTGATTGCGGGGGAGCGGCTCTTCGGGCTGATGGGCGCGCTCTTCGCCGTGCCCGTCGCCTCCATCCTCGTGGCGTGCTTCGACTACGCACGCATCAAGGCCCAGCCGGCGCCCGTGGTGGCGGTACCGGTGGAGGCGGAGGCGGCGCGGCCTCCGGCGGCATGA